TTTTTTCTTGATATATAGGCCCCGGCTGATAAGAGACAGGTTTTTGCAAACGAGCTTAAGAGGGTAGGTTCCGAAGGAGCGAAAGTGTTGCGCGAACTTGGAAACAAAGTCAAGAAGATGGAGAAACTCGACAGGGGGGATTTGTTATACGAAGTACATGAGGCAGCGGAAGAATTACAACAAAAGATCGATAAAAAATCTTACCTCCTTGTAAACTCAGAGCTCTGGGAGATTGGAAACCGTCCTAGAGATGAAAGTAATGGTGATCATCCTAAAGGCCTATTTAACATGGATGAAGATAGAAAGTTTCTAGAGTACAAGTCTCTAAGTGAAGCTGTACTTGATCTCAGATCAATTGAAGTTCAAAATAATTGGGATGAAAAAACTACAAATGATAGTAATAACCATGCTGTGCCTGCTTCCAATGGTTCTGAAAACATGTACATGAAACAAATGTCTTGGCCTGCTCATGTTTACTACAAAGCTGAAGCCAAATCAAAAGAGGAAGAATCAAAAACTTACGAAAGTGCTAGTTCATTGTCGCTAACAACATTTACGTCGCTGCTGATTGAATTTGTGGCAAGGCTTCAAAATTTGGTGGATTCATTTGAAGAATTGGGCGAGAAAGCTAACTTTAAGGACCCTCTTGAACAGGTTGTGGTAACATCTGGTGGGTTTTGGACCAGATTTTGCAACTGTTTTAAATTCTAGGAGTATTGACTAAATGGAAAATAACAAGAGGCAGATCTCCAAATTGTGAATCTGCATTgctaatgattttgagttaccATGAAAACCCTCAAGTTCTTGATGAATAATAGGTTGTAGTGTGACCTCTTCTGTATTTGTGGATGCTGGAACTGGAACTAATGTGACTTGTATCTTATACCAAGTCGAAGGCTAGACGAAAACTGAGACTGATACTCTACAACAGCTAGGTAGTAACTCTACCGGTGCAGTTGCTGGCTTGCTGCATAAGATCCATCTTTTGAAAACTGCAGGAGTAGTCTTTAGAAATAGAATAAATAATCTacctttttacattttatttttaaaatgtatacAAATCGCCGTATTACCCTATATATACCATAATGTCAGAAAAATCACAGTTTTTAACTCAATGTATGGAATATATGACAAACAGTATTAGCAAAAAGAAAACGTACTAAACGTTTTGTCATGTCTAATTTTTGTCCAGCTTGCAGAGTGATCTTTACTCACTTTACTGCTGTAAGTATTCTATTTCCTTGACCCCAAAAAATCTATCTACCAATTCAATACATAATGGTATTCTTTGAGAGAGAAAAAAGTAAAGAGGTTCAAATAACCATATCATATGATGTTCATACCGTGTTATCTTCATTTTGTACATCATTTTTTGTATTTCTATATCGTTATTGAATGATTTAATACAGACACAAGACAAACACCTAAGTAGTATAGATTTATATTAGTTCAATCCTTGAACTAAAATAAACTTGACTGGTCATGTACTCATGTTGCTTCCTCCGAAAGACGGCATGTTGGCACAGCAAGCAAATGTTTGGCTCTTGGGATTGAGAGACCAAATTTTTCGGTCATGTCCAAATCATTTGGAGTCATATTCGAGGGAAGTTCCCAAGAAAAGCAATGTACCAATTGAGCGACAATCAGTTTAACCGTAATTAGTCCAAATGTATTCCAGGATATCCTCTCCGACCATAACCAAATGgtataaattgaaaatcatgtCCATGGTAGTCTAAATTTTTACCTATTAATCTCTCATGATAAAATTCTTCAGCGTTATTAGACCATACCTCAAAATCTCTTCCTATTGCCCATAAATTCACAAATTACTCTTGATTTTTCAAGAGTACGAAATAACCATGAATCGTAGCGTCCTCTGTTGACTTGCGTGGCACAAGTGGTCCTGTAAGATATAATCTTAAGGTTTCCATCCCACTACCACACACTTCTTCATTGGTACATGTCATCAACTTTGTCAACCTCTAACTAATTGATGGCTTTCAATCTTTGAgaagatttcattttttttacaaacaatttattgatttttttacaattaatcTTCTTGGATTTTGCAACAGCTTCCAAAAATTACCACGAACCTCTTTCCCATATGAATCTCACTTACTACGTACTTCACCATGATTCTACAAGCGATCAAATGTCAATTTCTCCATATGTTTCTAATTCAAACGTTGGAAGGCAGTGGCTCAGTCGTTGTTGGCAGCACCGTTTGCAGCCAAAACCGTTGTGAATGCCTCTCTCAGTCGCCAATGCAAGAGCAAAAGACGACGACAAATGAGTGTTGTCGTTCATGTCCACACAAAGCCAAACACCTTCATAAAATGTTGTCTCGGAAGCACTGCATTAAGCATCACCCATTTAGAATTGTTTAACCAGTTAACAGGCAAGATATTGGACATGGACTAATGAATGAAAGTGTCTTTGAGGGTGTGTCCCTAACATTACTCTAtttcaaattctaaaatttgAGCGAAATACTTTTTGTCTCAATTTATAagtaataaaaaacaattttttgcgtctaaattataaggaaaaagataaaattttatcattttcaatatttatttttacatattatcataaaataaaatgcatattacatttaatttgctatttctttcattttttccataatcaataaccaataaaaatcatCTTTATATCTtccataaaacttattttttaaaattttgtttacttaaaattattatattttactttttctgaTAAGTGtgaaatacttttttttttcacttataaATTAAAAcggaaaaaatatttatcaaaattcaGAGAAGCACAAGAAAAGGCCAAACCAAAACAAGTCCAACCGTAAAACGGCCCCATCAAGCCCATAACCCAAATCCTTCCCGCGTATTAATTCTAACGGAAAAAAACCCCTTGAATTTCGCCTTCCCGCTCCCCCCAATCTCTTCAAAATTTCAGCGCCTAAATAACTTTCCCTTTCTCTTCCATTTCCCAAAACCCTCACACTCTCTCTCTAACCTAATTTTTCAATTCTCTTCCCAATCTCTTTTCACCATGGCAGGTAAGCGCAAAACTAGGTCATCCTCCACATCTGCCATCGGTGACGCTGTAACCTGCAATTCAAATTCCGGTGACACTCAAACCAAATCTACAAAACAGACGAGGTCATCCTCATCCTCGTCGCAGAAGAAATCTCGAAGAAAGACAGATCTGGATATTGCTTCTTCAGGTGCGGAAAAGAAGCAAGCGAGTGAAGCTGTTCGAGTGACTGTTGATGGTGTTGACGGCAACGGTGGTGGTGATGTTGAAGTTTCTAACTCCAAATTTCTTGGAGATCCGGTTCCTGATGAGGAAGCTAAACGGCGGTGGCCAATACGGTATCAAGAGAAGGTAAATTTATTTCTACAGAATTGTTGAAAAGTTGAATATGATGTGTGAAAATGTtatgtgattttattttgtaaatctGTGTTAATGTAGATTTATGCTCCCTTCTGATTTCATTGAAAATATCACTTTTTCAAAGTCAATTTTTACTTATCTATTGAATTTTGATCCGATAATATTTGACAATTGTCACCTATTAATTCTATTAATTCTatcttattttatgatttaGGAGAAGAAGAAATCCAATGGTTCAAAGTCAAATAGGTAAGTTGTAAATTGTGAGAATTATTCTTTAAAATTATTGTAATTATTGTAATATCAACAAAAACCTGTTGGCTTAACCCACATTGGTTGGCTTAGCGTTGAAGGATTGTGACCTTGGTATTTGCTCTTCTTAAGGTCTTTGGTTTCAATCTTTCCGGTGCCATGTCCTGTATTAAGTTACTCCATACATTATGAAGTTCTAACTTTAAATGGGCATCCTAGCACATGGACATCGATATTAGTGTCTCTTAGATTGATTGATCTTTAAGCTGAATATCGAGTCTTAAAATTAATCTATTGGCTTGTAGGGTTCTTGTAATGCTTTTTTGGTGTTGAGTATGTTGATTGATGTTTGTTTTTATGCACTATAGTGATAATGAGGAAATTATTCGAGCTCGACATCACTACACGCAGGCATATGTTGACGGGGGTGCGATTTACAATCTCTATGACGATGCACATGTGCAAGTGAGTTCAATTGATTGCAGTCTTTATCCTTGAGTTCATTTATCGTTTTGTCATTGTTTGTATACATGATCTTACAACTTGTATGAttacaaaatgaataaaaaccCATTTCAAGCTTTTAACTACAAATTTTCTAcatgtttttttggtttaccTGTACAAGCATGCTCCATTATGATAAATAGTtagattataattaattaaataatttagatgTTCAAATTTATGTTATTAAAGGCTTATGTTTGGTTTGTAGCCTATCATAGTCTTATTTTTAGGTCTGAGCATGGTTTTTTGAAAGTCTCATGTTAGCTTGTTTAATCTATTATGTACGAACATATTCaaataaatcattatttttgttttaatagaCCAATGAACTAAAATACTGACATACTAGGCTTATAAGGCTTTTTTATTGTTCGTAGTGTGGCCTATTTTGCTAAAAATAGCCTTAGCCtggtttatttaaaaaatagtttggCTTGACTTGGGCCTGAATAGGCTAGGCGGTAGACTCATGTAGGCTGACTTTACCTATTCCCACCCTTACCGATTATAGACTTATTCACTCTTCCTCAATACAAGACTCTGTTTGATAATAATAGGCGAGGTTGACAAAATGACCAATATATCCTTGAATATTAGAATTCAATGTTGTTAAATAGTGGCTATAGCAGCTCTATGGCATAGCAAAATTTGAGCAAGTTGCCATGGTTCTGTGATATGCTATTTTATACAAAATGTTATCAATTGAGTTTCATTTGTAGGAAAAGATTTTCAGTTTGTGATTGTTTTGCCACTTCTGAAGTGTTGATGCCTACTTTGCTAATATGATTATCAGCTATTATGTCACATAGTAATAATATGGTCTAGTGCTTATGGCTCGAAGCCAagcattttttgttgttgatgctTCATCATCAAGCTGAATATTTCTTAGTGTTTGTTATGGAAATATGACTTTTGTTTTAGAATCATGGTCTACTTGTGATGAGAATTTAGTTTActaaacattatatttttaacttggctaatcccaaatatgattaatatatatattttttaatatttaggGCGAGGAAGGAGGGGAACATTATATCTGTAAAATCATTGAGATGTTCGAGTCGATTAATGGGAAATTGCACTTCAGGGCACAATGGTATTATAGAGCAAATGACACCGTAAGATATCTCTTatgacattatatatatatgaggtttCTTGAATCGAATCAGAAAACCTTACCATTATGCTTGAGCTGTAATTGATTTAGTTTGAATACATACATAATATGTTGTAGGTCATTAAACATCTTGGACATCTTATCGAACCAAAGCGAGTTTTCTTTTCAGAAGTCCAAGATGACAATCCATTGGATTGTCTTGTTGAAAAATTAAACATTGCTCGATTACAACTAACGGTAAGTTACcagattttttatattgttttcttTCAGTTTTCTATTAtagttattattgttaattcTTGTTATCCTAAAGGTATCTTAAATATTGGAGTAATTCTAATAGTATGCTAGCAGAAAAAAGATTCAAAGTGTTTAGGAGGATGCCATGTAGAAATTTTAGACGAAATCAACTCAATATAACAGAAAGGATAAACTTATGTTGACATTAGCAATGTTAGAGAccaacttaaaatttaaaataaatataagggaccaaatattcAATTAAGCTTATTTAAAACTGTGATGCAATTTAAGTTTTTTGCTTTGAGGATTTATTTAGAATTAGTTATAGTATTTCAtgattttgttattaatttaatttcaggTAGATTGTGAtgcaaagaaggaaaaaattcCACCATGTGATTATTACTGTGACACTCTCTATCTTCTGCCATACGCTACATTTGTTAAATTACCATCAGGTTAAATTTCATCTTTAGACTTTTAGCAGATGTGATTATttctcaaattttaaattctttctcatattttatttcaaaaattggCAACTCAGAAAACAAGGAAACTGGTAGTGAGACTTCCTCAACAATTTCTTCTGATATTGAAGTAAATGGTAAATCAGAGGTGAACTCGAAACCTGCCAGCACTTTAAACAGTGTCGAAAATAAACAACCAGAAATGAAGTTGCTAGATTTGTATTCTGGTTGTGGAGCAATGTCAACTGGTCTATGTCAAGGTGGAATTCTATCCGGGTCGAATATTGTTACGGTGAGTTCACTTTTCTTGCATAGGAAAACATTTAATTAAATCCTtaatgattttttctttgttttgatttaatgttatctactgttttttaatagagatggGCAGTTGACATTAATGAAGATGCTTGTAAGAGTCTTAAACTAAACCATCCTGAAACTGAGGTAATTGTTTTTAATtctgtttttgtatttttgcatttttttagaCTGTATTCATTCATGCAAATATTGTCTTAGCTTGCTCTTTATGTTGCattaatttagaaaataaattgtGTTAAGATTTTGGACAAAGGAtgcatttgtttttatttctatttattttattgatcatAGCTAATTTCATCTATGACCATTTTCatgtaaataatcaattttGAGTCTTAAGCTAGTTATATGTCTAATTTTGAgttctgtcaaaaaaaaggtttaattttgagtttttactaacaattttttttaattagtttaattttcaTAATCTTTACGTTCTTAAAGGCAAACAATTTTGAGTCcttaaatttattcaatttaataatattaaattttagaaACACTCTCATGGATCTCCATACTAGCTACTTtctaaaaataacaaacttgcAATACTAATCTGCATGTGTAGTAGAAATGGTTGTGAGATTCTAATTTGTTCTTTAATTAATACAATCATATAATGATTTTTTAATGCTAAATTCTATCTATTCTAACAttctttttttctaaatttaggTTCGAAATGAAACCGCAGAAAATTTCCTTTTGTTATTGAAGGAATGGGAGAAGCTATGTTGCTACTTCTCCTTAATAACAAATATGGTTCCACATGAAGAATTTACAAAACTTTTTAATGAGGAAGTGGAAGAAGATGATAGCGCTGAGATTGAAGAGAACACCGGTGAAGAAATCTTTGAAGTTTTCAAAGTACTTGCTGTATGTTATGGTGTtccaaaaaccaaaaagaaaatcaaaaacaaaCTTGGGCTATACTTTAAGGTAAGCTTTGTTCAACTGAACTTTCTATTTATTTCTTCCTGATAGGTTAAAATACCTTATTTGTTTTGCTCCTCTATCCTTGTTACAATTATcttgaacaattttatttttttatattgcaTGTTAGGTTTCTTGGAAGGGCTATGGTCCTAATGCAGATTCATGGGAACCTATTGAAGGTTTAAGGTGAGCTACGATGTTTCAAAAGAAGAGATAAAGTTTGGGAAGTGTAGAATTGATTTGAAATGTCTGAATGTTCTTGAATATAATTGGTTTTTGccttaaatttattatttaactcATTTTCATGTGAATGTATCTAAACATACTTAACCCTACatttaactcacttttacaAACGTTGTTCAAAATCAATTGTTGCTGCTCCATAACCAAACATATTCTTAGTTTTTTCTTGCAAATTCTTAGAAGAATAGTTTGATGTAAATGTAAATGCTCATATTTGGTTGATTttgtaatatttaatttttgaaatggTTTGTAGTCTCCATTGTTTTCTGATATGTATTTT
This portion of the Trifolium pratense cultivar HEN17-A07 linkage group LG3, ARS_RC_1.1, whole genome shotgun sequence genome encodes:
- the LOC123914374 gene encoding DNA (cytosine-5)-methyltransferase CMT3-like; translated protein: MAGKRKTRSSSTSAIGDAVTCNSNSGDTQTKSTKQTRSSSSSSQKKSRRKTDLDIASSGAEKKQASEAVRVTVDGVDGNGGGDVEVSNSKFLGDPVPDEEAKRRWPIRYQEKEKKKSNGSKSNSDNEEIIRARHHYTQAYVDGGAIYNLYDDAHVQGEEGGEHYICKIIEMFESINGKLHFRAQWYYRANDTVIKHLGHLIEPKRVFFSEVQDDNPLDCLVEKLNIARLQLTVDCDAKKEKIPPCDYYCDTLYLLPYATFVKLPSENKETGSETSSTISSDIEVNGKSEVNSKPASTLNSVENKQPEMKLLDLYSGCGAMSTGLCQGGILSGSNIVTRWAVDINEDACKSLKLNHPETEVRNETAENFLLLLKEWEKLCCYFSLITNMVPHEEFTKLFNEEVEEDDSAEIEENTGEEIFEVFKVLAVCYGVPKTKKKIKNKLGLYFKVSWKGYGPNADSWEPIEGLSNCKERIRDFVIRGFESNILPLPGLVDVVCGGPPCQGISGFNRFRNDQNPLEDEKNQQLVVFMDIVRYLRPKYALMENVVDLVKFSAGYLGRYALGRLVQMHYQSRMGIMAAGAYGLPQFRLRVFIWAAAPSEKLPQFPFPTHHVVVRGVIPSEFEGNTVAYNEGHTVKLQKILVLEDAISDLPPIENNETRDDMQYVNPPQTEFQTFIRLSEIEMLGISAEKKSSKSLLHDHRSYKMNTDDYQRACLIPIRKGACFRDLRGVRVRADNKVEWDPNVERVYLPSGKPLVPDYAMSFVNGTSSKPFARLWWDETVPTVVTRPEPHNQAILHPEQDRVLSIRENARLQGFPDFYKLCGSVKERYIQVGNAVAVPVARALGYSLGLAFQGVAGDGPLYTLPDKFPMIKEHVSSELFEEVA